The proteins below come from a single Tribolium castaneum strain GA2 chromosome 9, icTriCast1.1, whole genome shotgun sequence genomic window:
- the ZnT77C gene encoding calcium/manganese antiporter SLC30A10 isoform X1, with product MKGKDYKAKMPVKEWFRSLQPIQLYVILILTVMFFITELIFSHITHALTLLMDSYHMLCNILALTGCIITIKNSNRKECSTQDLSSSVSTISETVLNPSGCSDKRPNQTKKSPTRANQESKLKNTFGWARIDVISLLICCIFMASLSFSVFVEALQTLVHIDHLDEMHHPLSVLFIGAAGLLLNGVCYLLIGGYTFHQGSFLYVTESGDVVLDRVVVPDLVKQGGRRLSRTRPTPPLPKRQRQGFLEMCRDVIGCVFVIICALIVYFTDKHIAKYVDPILSLVSAGSLLFLSYPHMKESCLILLQTIPDSINIDVLKKDLISHFPDIVNVHDFHVWQLTATKIISTVHIIFENQKSYNTIMDDIKEFLIDNGITQVTIQPEFYTKAESAQNLTSLCLMQCQGEGCKLSHCCPNYESTNIKLRKGSKSDVKEALMLRNSLPDLRSIKIINNEFSKTTDCLTRTATTQSSDKIPS from the exons ATGAAGGGAAAAG ACTACAAAGCCAAAATGCCCGTGAAGGAATGGTTTCGAAGTCTGCAGCCCATCCAGctttatgttattttaattctGACTGTGATGTTTTTTATAACCGAATTGATTTTTAGTCACATTACACATGCTTTAACACTTTTAATGGACTCCTACCACATGCTGTGCAATATTTTAGCGTTGACTGGCTGCATTATTACGATTAAG aatAGCAATCGCAAAGAATGCAGCACACAGGACCTTTCATCTAGCGTCAGTACAATAAGCGAAACAGTCCTAAACCCGTCCGGTTGTTCGGACAAAAGACCAAATCAAACGAAAAAATCGCCAACGAGGGCCAATCAAGAAAGCAAATTAAAGAACACCTTCGGATGGGCGAGAATCGACGTAATTTCGCTGCTGATTTGTTGCATTTTCATGGCATCATTGTCATTTTCCGTATTTGTGGAAGCACTGCAAACACTAGTTCACATCGACCACCTTGACGAAATGCATCATCCTTTGTCGGTTTTATTTATCGGAGCTGCAGGCTTATTGTTGAATGGAGTTTGTTATTTGCTAATTGGCGGCTACACATTCCATCAAGGAAGTTTTCTCTATGTCACAGAGAGTGGCGATGTTGTTTTAGACAGAGTTGTTGTACCTGATTTAGTGAAACAGGGAGGAAGGAGATTGTCCAGGACTAGGCCAACTCCTCCACTCCCAAAAAGACAAAGGCAAGGGTTTTTAGAAATGTGTAGAGACGTCATAG GctgtgtttttgttattatttgtgCTTTAATAGTCTACTTCACCGACAAACATATCGCTAAATACGTGGATCCTATTTTGTCTTTAGTTTCTGCAGGTTCTTTGCTGTTTCTCAGCTATCCCCACA TGAAGGAAAGCTGCTTGATTCTCCTGCAAACGATACCTGACTCTATAAACATAGACGTTTTAAAAAAGGACTTGATAAGTCATTTTCCCGATATTGTGAACGTTCACGACTTTCACGTTTGGCAGCTTACAGcgaccaaaattatttccacagttcacattatttttgaaaatcagaAG AGTTACAACACCATTATGGACGACATTAAGGAATTCTTAATCGATAATGGGATTACGCAAGTGACCATCCAGCCCGAGTTTTACACAAAGGCTGAAAGTGCGCAAAATTTGACTTCACTTTGTTTAATGCAATGCCAAGGTGAAGGCTGTAAATTAAGTCATTGTTGTCCCAACTACGAATCCACTAATAtt aaattgaGGAAAGGAAGCAAATCGGATGTCAAAGAAGCTCTGATGTTACGAAATTCTTTGCCTGATTTGAGGTCgattaaaataatcaataacGAATTTTCCAAAACAACCGATTGTTTGACACGGACCGCAACGACACAAAGCAGTGACAAAATACCGTCAtag
- the ZnT77C gene encoding calcium/manganese antiporter SLC30A10 isoform X2, with amino-acid sequence MPVKEWFRSLQPIQLYVILILTVMFFITELIFSHITHALTLLMDSYHMLCNILALTGCIITIKNSNRKECSTQDLSSSVSTISETVLNPSGCSDKRPNQTKKSPTRANQESKLKNTFGWARIDVISLLICCIFMASLSFSVFVEALQTLVHIDHLDEMHHPLSVLFIGAAGLLLNGVCYLLIGGYTFHQGSFLYVTESGDVVLDRVVVPDLVKQGGRRLSRTRPTPPLPKRQRQGFLEMCRDVIGCVFVIICALIVYFTDKHIAKYVDPILSLVSAGSLLFLSYPHMKESCLILLQTIPDSINIDVLKKDLISHFPDIVNVHDFHVWQLTATKIISTVHIIFENQKSYNTIMDDIKEFLIDNGITQVTIQPEFYTKAESAQNLTSLCLMQCQGEGCKLSHCCPNYESTNIKLRKGSKSDVKEALMLRNSLPDLRSIKIINNEFSKTTDCLTRTATTQSSDKIPS; translated from the exons ATGCCCGTGAAGGAATGGTTTCGAAGTCTGCAGCCCATCCAGctttatgttattttaattctGACTGTGATGTTTTTTATAACCGAATTGATTTTTAGTCACATTACACATGCTTTAACACTTTTAATGGACTCCTACCACATGCTGTGCAATATTTTAGCGTTGACTGGCTGCATTATTACGATTAAG aatAGCAATCGCAAAGAATGCAGCACACAGGACCTTTCATCTAGCGTCAGTACAATAAGCGAAACAGTCCTAAACCCGTCCGGTTGTTCGGACAAAAGACCAAATCAAACGAAAAAATCGCCAACGAGGGCCAATCAAGAAAGCAAATTAAAGAACACCTTCGGATGGGCGAGAATCGACGTAATTTCGCTGCTGATTTGTTGCATTTTCATGGCATCATTGTCATTTTCCGTATTTGTGGAAGCACTGCAAACACTAGTTCACATCGACCACCTTGACGAAATGCATCATCCTTTGTCGGTTTTATTTATCGGAGCTGCAGGCTTATTGTTGAATGGAGTTTGTTATTTGCTAATTGGCGGCTACACATTCCATCAAGGAAGTTTTCTCTATGTCACAGAGAGTGGCGATGTTGTTTTAGACAGAGTTGTTGTACCTGATTTAGTGAAACAGGGAGGAAGGAGATTGTCCAGGACTAGGCCAACTCCTCCACTCCCAAAAAGACAAAGGCAAGGGTTTTTAGAAATGTGTAGAGACGTCATAG GctgtgtttttgttattatttgtgCTTTAATAGTCTACTTCACCGACAAACATATCGCTAAATACGTGGATCCTATTTTGTCTTTAGTTTCTGCAGGTTCTTTGCTGTTTCTCAGCTATCCCCACA TGAAGGAAAGCTGCTTGATTCTCCTGCAAACGATACCTGACTCTATAAACATAGACGTTTTAAAAAAGGACTTGATAAGTCATTTTCCCGATATTGTGAACGTTCACGACTTTCACGTTTGGCAGCTTACAGcgaccaaaattatttccacagttcacattatttttgaaaatcagaAG AGTTACAACACCATTATGGACGACATTAAGGAATTCTTAATCGATAATGGGATTACGCAAGTGACCATCCAGCCCGAGTTTTACACAAAGGCTGAAAGTGCGCAAAATTTGACTTCACTTTGTTTAATGCAATGCCAAGGTGAAGGCTGTAAATTAAGTCATTGTTGTCCCAACTACGAATCCACTAATAtt aaattgaGGAAAGGAAGCAAATCGGATGTCAAAGAAGCTCTGATGTTACGAAATTCTTTGCCTGATTTGAGGTCgattaaaataatcaataacGAATTTTCCAAAACAACCGATTGTTTGACACGGACCGCAACGACACAAAGCAGTGACAAAATACCGTCAtag
- the LOC662471 gene encoding uncharacterized protein LOC662471 → MFSKDATALVALLLVIFIRPSKACNGYTLKVNRVKNCIENSVIKVENGDASLDKDCNLILKGCLNFPKGFKTAKGKYVLKKAPMPPMDGELDFCDAVSGLDDPQIVNVAKMYNMPSKCPIPPGKACGDPNKKISISKFKNQLGIAAGTIDLKLDVDHDTGKTCIDINLTLSKARARG, encoded by the exons ATGTTCAGCAAAGACGCAACTGCTCTAGTGGCATTACTTTTAGTAATTTTCATTAGACCATCCAAAGCATGT aacgGTTACACGCTCAAAGTCAATCGCGTGAAAAACTGCATAGAAAACAGTGTAATCAAAGTTGAAAATGGCGACGCATCTTTAGATAAAGATTGCAATTTAATCTTGAAGGGGTGTCTGAATTTCCCCAAAGGTTTTAAGACGGCAAAA GGAAAATATGTCCTGAAAAAAGCGCCTATGCCCCCCATGGACGGTGAACTAGACTTTTGTGATGCTGTTAGTGGACTGGACGACCCACAAATAGTAAATGTGGCCAAAATGTATAACATGCCGTCCAAATGCCCGATACCTCCA ggAAAAGCATGCGGTGAccctaacaaaaaaataagcataagtaaatttaaaaatcagttGGGTATTGCCGCTGGGACGATTGATCTAAAGCTTGACGTTGACCACGATACTGGCAAGACTTGCATTGACATAAACCTCACCCTTTCAAAAGCTAGAGCTAGAGGATAA